The DNA sequence TGCCGGGTGTGTTCTGCGCCGGCGAGATGCTCGACTGGGAAGCGCCGACCGGCGGCTACCTGCTGACCGCGTGTTTCGCCAGTGGCCGGGTAGCAGGCCAGGGCGCATTGGCCTTGCTGGCGAACAAGGGCTGAAGGACCGGGCGGGCGGTCAGGCGCGCCGACGGCGCGCCACGGACCCCACCACACCAAGACCCGCCAGCATCAGCGCCATCGAGGCTGGCTCTGGCACGGCGCTGACGTTCATGAAGCTGCCCGCGAGGGGCGTCAGGCCGCCCAGGCCGCCGGCGGTGGTGCCAGAGAAGGAGATGAACTCCGAGGCCGGGTAGCCGCCCGAAAATCCGAAGTAGCCGCCATGCACTTGACCGGCCGCGAGTGCATCCTCGCCGGTGATGTTGACGGGCAATCCGGCGCTGTCTGCCGTGCCGTTCCAGTACAGGAACGCAGCGTGTTCCTCGGTGCCGAAGACGGCGGAAAACTGTCCGATGGCGCTGAGGTTCTGGGTGCTGTTCCAGGTGGCCTCCGACACGTACACCTTGCTCCAGGTGAAATACTCCGACCACGCTTCGGCGTTGGCTGGCGCCGTGGTGCTGACGGCAAAGGCGGTGATGGCCTCTTGCGAGTAGTTGTAGATCCCGTATGACGCCCCCATGCCGAAGCCGTCACTCCAAGCGCATTCCTCGATCGTCACGCCGCTGGCGGATGTGAGCGACGTGCATTCGGATTGCACAGCCAAGGCATGGCTGTGCGTGGAACTCAGGGCCAGCACGGCCAGCAGACTGCTGGAGATCAGAGGGCGGATGTTCATGGGAAACCTCGAAGGGGACTTGTGTGGATGCAGTGAAGAGGGAACTTTTTCACTTTAACCATCCAAGGCCGGCGAACCATCCCCTTGGGCAGAGGGGTTCAAGTGGCGGCTTCGTCGTGGTAGACCATCCGCGCCGCGCCGCGTGTCTGCGCCTTCCACCACGCCAGCGCAGCGTCACTCGGGAAAAAGCGCACCGCGTCGCCGAGGTCCACATCCCCCGTGGCCGTCTCGCGCTGGATGCGCAGCCGCACGTTGACGCCTTGTGGGCGCGTGTCTTCGCCGAACTCGGAGGGCGGCGCCGGGCGCGCCGGGTGCTCGGCCAGCAGCGCGTCGAACGCCGGCAGCGTGTCCGTCACCGGGACGAGCAGGTGCCGCGCCCGCTGGCTGCGCGCCGTGGCGAGGTCGGTGATCTGCTGCACGTTGAAGCGTACGCCGCCGCTGAAGCGGTCCGGCTGCGCCTTGCCGGTGAGGATGAGCAGCTCGTCGTCTTTCAGCAGCGCGAGGTTGGCGTTCAGCAGGTCTTCGGCGACGACCGACTCGACCGCGCCGGTCTTGTCGTCGAGCTTGAAGATCGCCACCTTGCCGCGCTGGCCGTTGACGATGCGCAGGTCGGTGACGATGCCAGCCAGTGTCTGCGGGTCGCGGCTGTCGCTGAGGTCCTCGATGCGGCGGCGGGCGAACTGGCGCACCTCGGCTTCCACCTGGTCGAACAGGTGGCCCGAGAAGTAGTAGCCCAGCGCGACCTTCTCGTGCGTGAGCCGGGTCTTCACGTCCCAGGTCTCGACGACGGGATAGTCCGGCTCGCGGGTCGAGCTGCCGTGGTCGTCGTCCGCGCCACCGAAATCGAACAGGCCGACCTGGTCCGCGTGCGCCGCCTGTGAATCGGCGTATTCGAGCGCGAGGCTGACGCTGGCGAGCAGTTGCGCCCGGCCGTCCAGACCGAGCGGGTGCAGCTTGTCGAAGGCGCCCGCCTTGATCAGCGCCTCGATCACGCGCTTGTTGAGGCTCTTGCGGTCCACACGCGCCGCGAAATCGAACAGCGAGCGGAACGGCCCGCCCTCGGTGCGCGCCCGGATGATGGCCTCGATCGCGCCCTGGCCCGTGCCCTTGACGGCGCCCAGCCCGTAGCGGATCAGCTTGTTGCCCGCCTTGCCCGGCGCCGGCTCGAAGCGGTAGACGCCGAGGTTGATGTCGGGCGCTTCAAACGCGATCCCGAAGTTCTTCATCGCGTCGTCGCGCAACACCTTGAGCTTGTCGGTGTCGTCGAGTTCGATGGTCATGTTGGCCGCGAAGAACTCGGCCGTGTGGTGGACCTTGATCCAGCCGGTGTGGTACGCCAAGAGCGAGTAGGCGGCGGCGTGCGACTTGTTGAAGCCGTAGCCCGCGAACTTCTCCATCAGGTCGAAGACCTCGTCGGCCTTGTCCTGGCTGATGTCCTTCTCGGCCGCGCCCTTGCGGAAGATGGCGCGGTGGGTGGCCATCTCGTCGGCCTTCTTCTTGCCCATCGCGCGGCGCAGCATGTCCGCACCACCCAGCGAGTAGCCGCCCAGCACCTGCGCGGTCTGCATCACCTGTTCCTGGTAGACCATGATCCCGTAGGTCTCGGCGAGCACCTTCTCCACCAGCGGGTGCGGGTACTCGACCACCTCGCGGCCGTGCTTGCGCGCCACGAAGCTGGGGATCAGGTCCATCGGGCCCGGGCGGTACAGGGCGTTCAGCGCGATCAGGTCTTCCAGCCGGCTCGGCTTGGCGTCGCGCAGCATCCGCTGCATCCCGCCCGATTCGAACTGGAACACCGCCTCGGTCAGCCCGTCGGAGAACAGCTTGTAGACGGCCGCATCGTCCAGCGGGATGGTCTCGAAGGCGAAGTCCTTGCGGTGCTCGTGGCGGGTGACGATGAACTCCTTGGCGAGTTCGAGGATCGTCAGCGTCGCCAGCCCCAGGAAGTCGAAC is a window from the Sphaerotilus montanus genome containing:
- a CDS encoding PEP-CTERM sorting domain-containing protein, giving the protein MNIRPLISSSLLAVLALSSTHSHALAVQSECTSLTSASGVTIEECAWSDGFGMGASYGIYNYSQEAITAFAVSTTAPANAEAWSEYFTWSKVYVSEATWNSTQNLSAIGQFSAVFGTEEHAAFLYWNGTADSAGLPVNITGEDALAAGQVHGGYFGFSGGYPASEFISFSGTTAGGLGGLTPLAGSFMNVSAVPEPASMALMLAGLGVVGSVARRRRA
- the dnaE gene encoding DNA polymerase III subunit alpha; translated protein: MNFVHLRTHTEYSVVDGTLRIDDAVKAAAKDGQAAMAITDLSNLFGAIKFYNAARKKGVQPLLGTDVWLEPEGPATAGDARPPSRLLLLVQNRQGYLNLCELLSRAWITNVQRNNQAWVKWAWLEELGEGLIVLSGGVMGCVGQALAMGDQPRARDLAKRLAAMFPTRFYLEVQRAQLPGHEANVRATVPLAAKLKLPVVATHPVQFLEADDFDAHEARVCVAEGDTIGNPKRVKRFSRDQHFKTQAEMAALFADLPGALENTAEIARRCSLTLVLGKPQLPNFPTPLLADGTPMPMADYFRQLSFEGLEDRLKLLYPNVARRDTERPRYVERLEFELTTILKMGFPGYFLIVSDFIRWAKANGCPVGPGRGSGAGSLVAYALSITDLDPLQYNLLFERFLNPERVSMPDFDIDFCQGNRDRVIDYVKERYGRPAVSQIATFGTMAAKAALRDIGRVLGMGYGHVDSIAKLIPAPPGKSVTLARVPDEPDSGVIYARKEAPELEEREKNEEEVAELLSLAMRVEGMVRNIGMHAGGVLIAPGKITDFCPQYQQPGSDSAVSQYDKDDVEAIGLVKFDFLGLATLTILELAKEFIVTRHEHRKDFAFETIPLDDAAVYKLFSDGLTEAVFQFESGGMQRMLRDAKPSRLEDLIALNALYRPGPMDLIPSFVARKHGREVVEYPHPLVEKVLAETYGIMVYQEQVMQTAQVLGGYSLGGADMLRRAMGKKKADEMATHRAIFRKGAAEKDISQDKADEVFDLMEKFAGYGFNKSHAAAYSLLAYHTGWIKVHHTAEFFAANMTIELDDTDKLKVLRDDAMKNFGIAFEAPDINLGVYRFEPAPGKAGNKLIRYGLGAVKGTGQGAIEAIIRARTEGGPFRSLFDFAARVDRKSLNKRVIEALIKAGAFDKLHPLGLDGRAQLLASVSLALEYADSQAAHADQVGLFDFGGADDDHGSSTREPDYPVVETWDVKTRLTHEKVALGYYFSGHLFDQVEAEVRQFARRRIEDLSDSRDPQTLAGIVTDLRIVNGQRGKVAIFKLDDKTGAVESVVAEDLLNANLALLKDDELLILTGKAQPDRFSGGVRFNVQQITDLATARSQRARHLLVPVTDTLPAFDALLAEHPARPAPPSEFGEDTRPQGVNVRLRIQRETATGDVDLGDAVRFFPSDAALAWWKAQTRGAARMVYHDEAAT